The Actinomycetota bacterium nucleotide sequence TTGGTTGCGGGTTTGCCTTCCAGCGCCTTGTTCATGAAGTTCTTCCAGATCGTCGCAGGGAACGAACCTCCGGTTACCGACCTACCCCGAACCGAGCTCATAACCGGGATGTGCCCCTGGGGGTCGGGGGCGAATCCCATCCAGACGACAGCAGTGAGCTCGGGCGTGTAGCCGGCGAACCAGGCGTCCTGGAAGTTCTCGGTCGTGCCTGTCTTGCCGGCCGCCGGCTTGCCGATTTTGGCCCCGGTGCCGGTTCCCGACTGGATGTTCTGCTCCAACACGTAGTTGACGGTGTCGGCAACGTTGGGGTCCATGACCGCAGTGACCGCCGGCAGCCGTTCGGCCACCACCGCGCCGCCGGGCCTGGTGATCTTGGTGATGACCATCGGGGTGGGGCGCTTCCCCCGCTGGGCGAAGGTAGTGTAGGCGCCCGCCATCTCCAACGGGGTGACGTCCGAGGTCCCGAGGGCCAGGGCGCAGCCGGCGTCGGTCGGGGGGATTGCGATGCCGGTCTTCGCTGCAACCTCGATGAACTTCTGCGGGGCGACCACCTCGTCCATCATCCGGGCGTAGATGGTGTTCACGGAGTTCGTGGTCGCCTGGATCACGTCGAGGTATCCGTACCCCGCGTTGCTGTAGTTGGAGACCTTCCACGGCTCGGAGCCGTTGCGGCAGCGATCGGAGTTGATCGTGACGCTGGAGCTTCCGGAGAACGTCGAGTGGACCGATTTGCCCTCCTCCAGGAAGGCGGCCAGGGTGAAGGTCTTGAAGGCCGACCCTGCCGGCCGGCCCCCGCCTGTGCCGTTGACGTCCGCGGCGAAGTTGAAGCCCCGGGCCCGATCCAGCGAGTCGACGTCCCGCCCTCCGACCATCGCCCGGACCCGGCCCTGCGGGTCCATTGCCACCAGGGCGGCCTCGGGGTCGGTGGGACGGTTGAGCACCGTGCGAACCGCCGCCTCGGCGGCCTTCTGCATCCCGGGGTCGAGGGTGGTCTCGACCACCAGGCCCCCTCGCAGGATGTCCTCGTCGGTCATCTGGAACTCGGAACGGAGCAGGCGGCGCACGTACTCGACGAAGTAGCCGGCCTCCGCCGAGTCGACCTCCACCGACAGGCCCGGCTTGAACTGCGCGACCAGGTCCTCCGCCTTGGCCGCCCCCGCCACGTTGGGGGGCATGAGGTTGAGCCCAACCAGTTGGTCGATGACCTGGTTACGCAGAGCGAGCGCTTTCGCCGCATCCTCGTCGATCTGGTAGCGCTCGGGCGCCCGGATCAAGCCGGCCAGGTAAGCCGCCTGACCCGGCGTCACGTCGGCTGCGGAGACCTTGAAGTAGGTGCGAGCCGCCGCCTCGGCGCCGTACGCGCCCCGGCCGAAGTAGACGGTGTTGAGGTAGTGCTCCAGGATCTCGTCCTTGGACGACTGCCGCTCCAGCTTCACGGCCCAGAAGGCCTCTTTCAGCTTGCGGGTGAAGGTCCGGTCGGTCCCGATCGAGGGAAACGCATGGCGTACGTACTGCTGGGTGATGGTCGAGCCGCCCTGGACGATCTGGCCGCCCTCCCAGTTGGCCCTCGCCGCCCTGATCGTCCCCCGCAGGCTGAAGCCGGAGTGGTCGAAGAAGGTCCGGTCCTCCACGGAGACGACCGCAAGCTTTAAGTTGTGGGAGATCTGGCTGAGAGGGACCACCGTCCGGTTCTCCTCCCCGTGCAGGGTGCCGATGACCTCACCGTTGGAGGCGAGCACCCGTGAGGACTGGGCCGACGGCGGGATCTCGGGGATCGGCAGGCCGGCAAGCCAGATCAACACTCCTGCCCCGGCCGTTGCCAGGACTCCGAGGGACGCAAGCGCCCACTTGAACCGGGCCAAGTCGGCCACCCTGGGCCACCTGATGTCAACCACCGACACTCCGACCTTAGGTGTTAGTCGCCAGCGGGCGGGGGGTCCAGCGGCTCGGCGGGAACGGCTTCGGCCGGGGCCGGGGGTAGGAAGTCGGGCGACAGGGCCGCGATATCCCCAAGGGTCGCCGGGGCGGTCCCGCCGGGTCCCATCGCAAGGTTCGAGCCCCCCGCCGGTTTTAGGTCCGGGCTTACCCGGAGGCCCATGTTCCCAAGGGCCGAGAGCAGGTCCTCGTGCGCCTTCTTCTTTTGAAACTCGGCCATGGCGGCCTCCTGTTCGTGGTGGTTCAAGTGTATGCCCTGGGCCGTGCGCAATATAGTTCCGTAAGCGATCGTGGAGGGGCGTATGCGAGCAAGACTGATGTTGTGCCTGACGTTGCTGCTGGCCGTTGCATGCGGCCCCACCGAGGATCCGGAGCCGGAGCCGACATCGCCCGAACCGACGACCTCGGAACCGTCCCCCCAGGCCGAGACGGTCAAGATCTTTCTCGCCCGCCCGGGAGCCGGGGAGTGCGACGACGTGGTGGCGGTCGACCGGGAGGTCGGAGGCAGGCCGACACTCAGGACCGGCATGGAGCAGCTCTTGGCCGGCCCGACCGAACAGGAGATGGCGGAGGGCCTCGGAGGCTGGTTCTCCGAGTCGACCAAGGACATGCTGATCTCGGCCGAGCGTGAAGGCGACGTGGCCCGGGTCGACTTCAAGGACCTGCGGGAAGTGATCCCCAACGCCTCGTCGTCGTGCGGCAGCGCCGGCCTGCTGGCGCAGCTGGACTCCACCGCGAAGCAGTTCGGCGCCACCCAGACGCTGTACTCGATCAACGGGGACACCGACACCTTCTACAACTGGCTGCAGCTCAGCACACCCGAGGCATAACCCGGGAGACCGGGGCGGGAGAGTCCACATCCCACCCCGGGCGAGTTTTCCCGGTGGAACGGTGCCTAGTGCGGGTAGGACGCAGCGGCCTGGTTGACCCGCTCGACGCCGGCTACGAATGCGATGCCGGCGACCACGTGCATGGCGGACAGCACCAGCTTCGTGGAGACCGGTGAGTCGAGTGCCAGCGGGCTGATGAACGAGAGCAGCGTCAGTACGACGGCCGCCCCCTGAACCCACCTGAGACTCACCGATAGGCGTGCTGCCAGAGCGGCCGCTGCCGCGCCGAGCATCAACGGAACGACGGACATCAGCGACACCTGTACGATGCCGACCTCGACGATCCGCCCCTGCATGTCCGGGACGAAGAACTCCGCACCGGCCGCCTTGGCGGTGAGGAGGATGACGACGTTGACTACAGCCGTCGCCAGAGCCGCCACCGCGCCGACCTTCCATATCTGGCTCCCGGCCACGCGGTCTGCAGCTGCGGGTACCTCGTGGTCTGCGACCCTGCTTGCCATAGTTGACCCCCTCAAAGGTTTTCCACCTCAACGAATAAAAACATGATGCGCCCGATAGTTGAGACTGTCAAGTATCGAGGATGTAGAGTAATCTGGAGGCATGGCAAAGCGGAACGACGACGCTCACGACATCGCCGGTCTCCTGTTCTGGGTGACCGAGCAGGCCCGCATGGGCTGCGACCGGGCCGCCGAGGAGAACGACATGACGGGCGCCCAGGTTCGTGCTCTGCTCAGCCTGGACGAGCCCTCCCCGATGAGCAGCCTGGCCGGCCACATGGGTTGCGACGCATCGAACGTCACCGGCATAGCCGACCGGCTCGAGGCCAGGGGCCTGATCCGCAGGGAGACCGGGACCGACCGGCGCATCAAGCTGCTGGCGCTGACCCCCGAGGGGGAGAAGGTGCGCGATCAGGTCAGGAAGCGGTTGTCGGAGACCTCACCGGCCGGCAGCCTTTCCGATGCCGAGCGGCGGACGCTGAAAGAGCTGCTGGTAAAGATGTCCGAGTCCAAGGAACAGCCCACCCCTGATCATCAGCCGGGCTAGCACGTCCGGCCGGTTACTCTTAAGAGAGCAAAGGCCGCACGGGCCATTAAATTCGCAGCACAACTAGGATCTATGCAGAGGGAGGCCGACAGGCGCTCCGGGAAGGACTGACATGGGTACCGAAGACGAAAGCATCGAAGAGGAAGAGGACGAATTCGACCCCAACGATCCGTTCGGCATCAACAAGCCCCAAAAGCCCCGCGCCGGGAGGAAGATGACGCTGGGCCAGATGGCCAGGGAAAACGCCGTCGTGCGTCGCAAGAGCGGCACCACCGCGGATGGTCGCGAGGCGGTTGACCCCTTCGTAGTCGGTTACGGCAAGCTTGACGACGACAGGGTCGACGAAGAAAGGACCGGCTTCCGGCCGGGATCGTTCTACCGCCCCTTTAACTAAGTCCCCTGATGGGGGCCGGCGCCGGATTTCCGGTGACCGGCCCCCTTTTTTGTTCCAAAAATATGTTTGCCCCGCGGCGGTCGTGGGTACGAAGCCCGGGAGCGTGTTTAACCACTTTCCCTCAACGCACCCTGTGTTGACAGCGCTCGCCTGGACCCTGCAGGGAAGGAGCGAGTATGCCCGCGACGAGCAAGAAATATGACGCGGCGATGATGGCCTGGTACCGAGCCAAGAAGTTCGGGGTAGCCCGCCCGCATTTCGAGGGGAACATCCCAACCTTTGCCGGAGCCACCGGCCTTTCCGCAGACGGCAGCCCACAGGGCGCTCGCACCGTCTAGTCGAGCGCAGCCCCGCCCGAATACCTCTGCCCTAAGAGAGTTCAACCCGAGTTACTTGATAGCTTAGTTTGTCGCGTACAATTGACGTATGGAAACCGACTTTGTCGACGATGCCGTTGAGGGTTGGGCCAAGCAGGTTCCGAAGATCGAAACCTCCGCCTTGGAGATCACCGGCCGCCTCGATCGCATCGCCCGCCACCTGGACCGCAGGGCCACCGAGGCCATGACCGACTCAGGCCTCAGCTGCCGCGATCTCGAGGTCCTAGGAGCGTTGCGCCGGTCCGGCTGCGGCCTGCCCGCCGGGCAGCTCGCCCGGGCGGCGATGTTGACCTCGGGCGGGATGACCGGACAGGCCGACCGGCTTGCCAGCGCAGGCCTGATCGTCCGGCGCCCGGACCCCGACGACCGGCGGACCGTCCTGGTCAGTCTCACGCCCGCGGGCCGGGGAGCTGCCGAGAGCGCGCTCACGGCCTACCTTGGGGCCGGGGAGCAGGCTCTATCGGTTCTCAGTGATGACGAGCAGGAGACGCTGGCCGAGCTGCTACGCAAACTTCTGGTCGGCCTGGAGGGCCCTGCGAAGAAGCCCGAAGTCACTCGGGAGCAGGCCAAGCCCGCCAGGGCCAAAGAACAAAAGAGCCGATTCCAGGCGGAGTAGTTACCGGTTGCACAAAAAAGGCCGCCCTCGGGCGGCCTTTTGATCAGAAGGGTTTTAGGCTGCGACGGCAACCCGGTTCGTCCGGCGAGCCCTGGAGGACTCGATGCCGGCGGCTCCCACGCACGGGGAGAGCGAGCGGCGACCGGCCACGGGTGCTGAGACCACCGTCGGGACCTCGAAACCCTGAGACTTTGCGGACTGCTCACGCATCGTCTGAAGCGCCCGGAGGTACGTCACCCGGGGCAGACGGTAGAAGTTACCGACTCGCCGTGCGCCGTTGAGCCCGTTGAGACCGAGAGTCTGTGCCCACGCCCGGTCGACCATCACGGTGGAACTCCTCGGGGAGAGGTAGGTGGTGCTGTCCATTTGGTGCCTCCTTCGGTTCTGCATTTTTCAAATCTTCACTACTATTAACTTAGTAGCAAGATACTTTATTCCCAGTGACCTGAGGGGCGGCGGGAAGGGAGGAGACGTTGTGGGAGGGGCCCGATGAACGGAGGCCCGGCCGGGTACCGGGGCTTAACCCTTCTCCACCCGGCCGGACCCGCTCGCGCTCTGTTCGACCTGCGGGTCGCCGAGGTACTCGAGGTCTCCCGACCCGCTGAGTTCCGCCTCGAGGCGATCTGACACCGCCACTACTGCGTCGCCGCTTCCGCTGAGCACTGCGGTCACCGTCTCGGCCCGTAGAGCTGAGCCTTCGAAGTTGCCGGATCCGTTCAGGGTGAGGGTCAGCCGGCCGGTGTCTCCCGCCATCTCGATGTCCGTGGACCCGTCGTTTTCGACGGTCAGGGCCCCCCCGGAGATGCCGGTCGCATCGATCGTCCCGCCGCCGGCGGCCCTCAACTCCCTCAGATCGCCGACCTTCACCCGGTAGATAATGGCACCTGCGGCGTTCGGAGCGGTCCCGGCCTCCATCCCCACGGTGAGCCGTCCGCCTGCGACGTCCGTACGGATCAGCGGACGAAGGCCCGCGGGCGCCTCGACGGTCACCGACTCCTCGGAGCCGGTCTGCTCGAGAATCAGCGTCCCCGGCCCCAGGAAGTCCACCGAGTTGACCCCGCTGATCGCCCCGGGTTCGCTCCCCGCTCCGGGTTCCGGCTGCTCGGCGGTTGCCGATTGGGTCGGCGTTGCGGCCGGCGGCGGGTCGTCGTCCCCGGCGGAGACCACCCCGACAATCAGCGCCAGCAGGACGACCGCGCCGGCGGCGGCCCACCAAACGCGGCGATCGGGGACCTTCCGGCGAACAGAAGGGAGGACCTCGGTGCCGCCCGGAGATTCCTTCGGAGCCACTATCGTGTCGCCCTCGCCGCCGGGCGCAGCGGTGCCGCCGAGCGCATCGATCATCTCCTCCGCCGAGCGGAACCTCTCCTCGGGCAGCCGGCGTGTGGCCCTGTCGATGGCGGACGCCAGACCGGGTTCTACGTTGGGAAGCCGGGACCGGACCGAAGGCGTCGGGTCGTCGTTGATCGCCCGGATCAGGCCGAGCGGCGTGTCGGCCTGGAAGGGCCGTTCACCGGTAAGGGCCTCGTAACCGACGATGCCGGTGGAGTACATGTCGCTCTCCGGGCCGGCGGGCAGACCGTTCAGGCGTTCGGGCGCAAGGTAGGTGGCGGTGCCGATGAAGTGCCCGGTCTGGGTGAGGTCCTG carries:
- a CDS encoding transglycosylase domain-containing protein, which codes for MADLARFKWALASLGVLATAGAGVLIWLAGLPIPEIPPSAQSSRVLASNGEVIGTLHGEENRTVVPLSQISHNLKLAVVSVEDRTFFDHSGFSLRGTIRAARANWEGGQIVQGGSTITQQYVRHAFPSIGTDRTFTRKLKEAFWAVKLERQSSKDEILEHYLNTVYFGRGAYGAEAAARTYFKVSAADVTPGQAAYLAGLIRAPERYQIDEDAAKALALRNQVIDQLVGLNLMPPNVAGAAKAEDLVAQFKPGLSVEVDSAEAGYFVEYVRRLLRSEFQMTDEDILRGGLVVETTLDPGMQKAAEAAVRTVLNRPTDPEAALVAMDPQGRVRAMVGGRDVDSLDRARGFNFAADVNGTGGGRPAGSAFKTFTLAAFLEEGKSVHSTFSGSSSVTINSDRCRNGSEPWKVSNYSNAGYGYLDVIQATTNSVNTIYARMMDEVVAPQKFIEVAAKTGIAIPPTDAGCALALGTSDVTPLEMAGAYTTFAQRGKRPTPMVITKITRPGGAVVAERLPAVTAVMDPNVADTVNYVLEQNIQSGTGTGAKIGKPAAGKTGTTENFQDAWFAGYTPELTAVVWMGFAPDPQGHIPVMSSVRGRSVTGGSFPATIWKNFMNKALEGKPATKFTKPELTGEVISHRPPPQVVEEFEWVPDFELNFPPCFPFCSIFQDNQPEPPSARDLLEDSREERRRQRRLERDADN
- a CDS encoding DUF6069 family protein produces the protein MASRVADHEVPAAADRVAGSQIWKVGAVAALATAVVNVVILLTAKAAGAEFFVPDMQGRIVEVGIVQVSLMSVVPLMLGAAAAALAARLSVSLRWVQGAAVVLTLLSFISPLALDSPVSTKLVLSAMHVVAGIAFVAGVERVNQAAASYPH
- a CDS encoding MarR family transcriptional regulator, which translates into the protein MAKRNDDAHDIAGLLFWVTEQARMGCDRAAEENDMTGAQVRALLSLDEPSPMSSLAGHMGCDASNVTGIADRLEARGLIRRETGTDRRIKLLALTPEGEKVRDQVRKRLSETSPAGSLSDAERRTLKELLVKMSESKEQPTPDHQPG
- a CDS encoding MarR family transcriptional regulator — its product is METDFVDDAVEGWAKQVPKIETSALEITGRLDRIARHLDRRATEAMTDSGLSCRDLEVLGALRRSGCGLPAGQLARAAMLTSGGMTGQADRLASAGLIVRRPDPDDRRTVLVSLTPAGRGAAESALTAYLGAGEQALSVLSDDEQETLAELLRKLLVGLEGPAKKPEVTREQAKPARAKEQKSRFQAE
- a CDS encoding DUF2807 domain-containing protein, which translates into the protein MAEPVCLANRYELRGLLGRGGMGEVYDGWDLRLDRPVAVKLLNSQLASQPEIRTRFESEARAAARLTNPKVVRIFDTGEHDGTPFIVMERLPGRTLADEMAAGPLSEDRVRAVLLDMLEALAFAHRNGVLHRDVKPANVLITEDGTAKLADFGIAKIAGQDLTQTGHFIGTATYLAPERLNGLPAGPESDMYSTGIVGYEALTGERPFQADTPLGLIRAINDDPTPSVRSRLPNVEPGLASAIDRATRRLPEERFRSAEEMIDALGGTAAPGGEGDTIVAPKESPGGTEVLPSVRRKVPDRRVWWAAAGAVVLLALIVGVVSAGDDDPPPAATPTQSATAEQPEPGAGSEPGAISGVNSVDFLGPGTLILEQTGSEESVTVEAPAGLRPLIRTDVAGGRLTVGMEAGTAPNAAGAIIYRVKVGDLRELRAAGGGTIDATGISGGALTVENDGSTDIEMAGDTGRLTLTLNGSGNFEGSALRAETVTAVLSGSGDAVVAVSDRLEAELSGSGDLEYLGDPQVEQSASGSGRVEKG